One Candidatus Binataceae bacterium DNA window includes the following coding sequences:
- the rpmB gene encoding 50S ribosomal protein L28 encodes MRHCAFCGKQPSVGNNVSHANNKTKRRWEPNLQEVRAVVGGSVRRIRVCTRCIRSGKVKKSA; translated from the coding sequence ATGAGACATTGCGCGTTTTGCGGAAAGCAGCCGTCGGTTGGCAATAACGTCAGCCACGCTAACAACAAGACCAAGCGGCGCTGGGAGCCGAACCTGCAGGAAGTCCGCGCCGTAGTCGGCGGCAGCGTGCGGCGGATCCGCGTCTGCACCCGATGCATCCGCAGCGGCAAGGTCAAAAAGAGCGCCTAG
- a CDS encoding glycosyltransferase: MKILFLNPGAELGGAERSLLFLIESLRSARPHWPVELIAGAHGPLLERARCLGATASVCEFPPSLARLGDSGSRAQASPMLAMAGGIGRAALPSLAYLYGLRRAIERAAPDVIHSNGFKMHIMAAYARMPGCRLVWHVRDFVSARPAMSRLMRAHSNRAALAIANSASIADDLRSVCGDGLRIATVHNAVDLERYRPDGIAADLDALAAMPAAAPKVVKIGMVATMARWKGQPVFLRAIKEVAKFVPLRAYVVGGPIYQRDASQFSLSELKRLAADLGISEIVGFTGQVVDTAQVMRALDIVVHASVEPEPFGLVVAEAMACGRATVVAGAGGVMEIVTPGADALVHRPGDAADLANTIVRLALDSDLARRLGAAARLAAERRFSRDRMTAQILPLYERLAVGQAVESGDTAAGSARA; the protein is encoded by the coding sequence TTGAAGATCCTGTTTCTCAACCCCGGTGCCGAACTCGGCGGCGCGGAACGCAGCCTGCTCTTTCTTATCGAGAGCCTGCGAAGCGCGCGCCCGCATTGGCCGGTCGAGCTGATCGCCGGCGCGCACGGTCCATTGCTCGAGCGCGCGCGGTGTCTCGGTGCGACGGCCTCGGTGTGTGAGTTTCCGCCTTCGCTTGCGCGGCTTGGCGATTCGGGATCGAGGGCGCAGGCATCGCCGATGCTCGCGATGGCGGGCGGAATTGGCCGGGCTGCGCTGCCGAGCCTCGCTTATCTTTACGGCTTGCGAAGGGCAATTGAGCGCGCAGCGCCGGATGTGATCCACAGCAACGGCTTCAAGATGCATATCATGGCGGCGTACGCGCGAATGCCCGGGTGTCGTCTGGTCTGGCACGTTCGCGATTTCGTTAGCGCGCGGCCAGCGATGTCGCGGCTCATGCGCGCGCATTCAAATCGTGCTGCGCTGGCGATCGCGAACTCCGCCAGCATCGCAGACGATCTCCGCAGCGTCTGCGGGGATGGTCTGCGGATCGCGACGGTGCATAACGCAGTCGATCTCGAACGATACCGCCCCGATGGGATCGCGGCGGATCTCGACGCATTGGCCGCGATGCCTGCGGCCGCTCCCAAGGTCGTCAAAATCGGGATGGTTGCGACGATGGCGCGTTGGAAAGGGCAGCCAGTTTTCCTTCGCGCCATAAAAGAGGTCGCGAAGTTTGTACCGCTGCGCGCTTACGTCGTCGGCGGACCGATCTATCAGCGCGACGCGAGCCAATTTTCGCTGAGCGAGCTGAAACGATTAGCGGCGGACCTCGGAATTTCCGAAATCGTCGGATTCACCGGGCAAGTCGTCGATACGGCCCAGGTGATGCGCGCGCTGGATATCGTTGTTCACGCCAGTGTCGAGCCGGAGCCTTTCGGTCTGGTCGTCGCCGAAGCGATGGCATGCGGCCGCGCGACGGTCGTCGCGGGCGCGGGCGGTGTGATGGAAATCGTCACGCCGGGAGCCGACGCGCTGGTGCATCGCCCGGGCGACGCGGCGGACCTGGCCAACACGATCGTGCGCCTTGCACTCGATTCCGATCTCGCTCGTCGACTCGGCGCGGCGGCGCGCCTTGCAGCCGAACGGCGCTTCAGCCGCGATCGGATGACGGCGCAGATTCTTCCTCTCTATGAGAGACTCGCAGTCGGCCAGGCGGTGGAAAGTGGCGACACCGCAGCCGGAAGCGCGCGCGCCTGA
- a CDS encoding glycosyltransferase, translating to MTRWEIITGEYPPQPGGVADYSQFVARALVSAGDEVAIHAPGSADSETDDAGVRVCRLPDRFGRAARRELSHTIDGRARILVQYVPHAFGLKAMNLPFCIWLYQQRHRDVTVMFHEVAYPIRRQQPMRRNLLGTTHRLMAALVARSAKRILVAAEAWRSTVRAYAPADCPILWAPVPGNIPVVDDTDAMKVQRMRYAPRGEALIGHFGTYGTERSQLLRQALQPILDSSGANLLLIGRGSEEFRTTLVVRYPSAANRVHATGSLDRGDASLSISACDAMLQPYEDGITSRNASAIAALAHSRPLVANAGSHSENMWNRSAGVLAIRSASPRELGIAALDLVRDRERARAMGCAGAALYQEVFDLRHTVNLLREVRCEF from the coding sequence GTGACGCGCTGGGAAATCATCACCGGCGAGTATCCGCCCCAACCTGGCGGGGTCGCCGACTACTCGCAGTTTGTCGCGCGCGCCCTGGTCAGCGCCGGGGACGAGGTCGCGATCCACGCGCCAGGATCGGCTGACTCTGAGACAGACGACGCGGGCGTGCGCGTTTGCCGTTTGCCCGACAGATTTGGACGCGCTGCCCGGCGCGAACTAAGTCACACTATCGATGGTCGCGCGCGAATCCTGGTGCAATACGTCCCGCACGCGTTCGGCCTCAAGGCGATGAACTTGCCGTTCTGCATTTGGCTCTACCAGCAACGGCATCGCGACGTTACGGTGATGTTCCACGAAGTCGCGTACCCGATTCGGCGCCAGCAGCCGATGAGGCGCAACCTGCTCGGCACGACGCATCGTTTGATGGCAGCTCTCGTCGCGCGAAGCGCGAAGCGCATTCTCGTCGCGGCCGAAGCATGGCGCAGCACAGTACGAGCTTACGCACCGGCCGACTGCCCAATCCTGTGGGCTCCCGTACCTGGCAATATCCCGGTGGTCGATGACACCGACGCGATGAAGGTGCAGCGGATGCGCTACGCGCCGCGCGGCGAAGCGCTCATCGGACACTTCGGCACCTATGGCACGGAGCGATCGCAACTGTTGAGACAAGCGCTACAGCCGATTCTCGACTCGAGCGGTGCCAACCTGCTCCTGATCGGCCGCGGCAGCGAAGAATTCCGCACTACGCTGGTCGTGCGGTACCCGTCGGCGGCCAATCGTGTGCATGCGACGGGAAGTCTCGATCGCGGCGACGCTTCGCTCTCCATTTCGGCGTGCGATGCGATGCTGCAGCCGTACGAGGACGGAATCACCTCGCGCAATGCGAGCGCGATCGCGGCGCTCGCCCATTCAAGGCCGCTTGTCGCGAACGCCGGTTCTCACAGCGAAAACATGTGGAACCGCTCGGCCGGTGTACTTGCGATTCGGTCCGCCAGCCCGCGCGAGCTCGGGATCGCCGCGCTCGATCTCGTACGCGATCGCGAGCGCGCTCGGGCGATGGGGTGTGCGGGTGCGGCGCTTTATCAAGAGGTGTTCGACCTCCGACACACAGTGAACTTGCTGCGGGAAGTTCGATGCGAGTTCTGA
- a CDS encoding glycosyltransferase family 4 protein has translation MSSALARVLHVVPALFSANDGVVGGAERYAFELARHMADEVPTRLVTFGDEAREDRVGNLHYRVIGNSWYVRGERQNPFSTALIGELRAADVVHCHQQHIVASSVAALFCRMSGRRAFVTDEGGGGFDVSAFISTDRWFTAHLHLSNFARARFGHADKPWAQVILGGVDTVKFAPDDSIRRDVRALFVGRILPHKGVADLIEAVEPPLGLEIIGRAYDRSFVAALRTRAEGKEVTFRHDVSDSELVEAYRRALCVVLPSVYRAADGGETPVPELLGQTLLEGMACGAPAICTAVASMTEIVEDGVNGFVVPPNNPQALRERIIFLREHPETARAMGLAARQRVLEKFTWPRVVKRCLEIYAA, from the coding sequence ATGTCGTCAGCTCTTGCGCGTGTATTGCATGTCGTCCCCGCGCTTTTTTCCGCCAATGACGGCGTGGTGGGTGGCGCCGAGCGCTACGCCTTCGAGCTCGCGCGGCACATGGCCGACGAAGTTCCGACCCGGCTCGTGACATTCGGTGATGAAGCGCGCGAAGATCGTGTCGGTAATCTTCACTATCGCGTGATTGGCAATTCCTGGTACGTGCGGGGCGAGCGGCAGAATCCATTTTCGACGGCTCTGATCGGCGAGCTGCGCGCGGCCGATGTCGTGCACTGCCATCAGCAGCACATCGTCGCAAGCAGCGTCGCGGCGCTCTTCTGCCGAATGAGCGGGCGGCGCGCATTCGTGACCGACGAAGGCGGCGGCGGCTTCGACGTGTCGGCATTCATCTCGACTGACCGCTGGTTCACCGCGCATTTGCATCTGAGCAATTTTGCGCGCGCGCGATTCGGCCACGCGGACAAGCCCTGGGCGCAGGTGATACTGGGCGGTGTCGATACCGTGAAGTTTGCTCCCGACGACTCGATCAGGCGCGATGTGCGCGCCCTCTTCGTCGGACGAATCCTGCCGCACAAGGGCGTCGCCGATCTGATCGAAGCCGTCGAGCCGCCGCTCGGCCTCGAAATAATCGGCAGGGCATACGATCGATCTTTTGTCGCGGCGCTGCGGACTCGCGCCGAGGGCAAAGAAGTAACTTTCCGTCATGACGTCAGTGACTCCGAGTTGGTCGAAGCGTATCGGCGCGCGCTCTGTGTCGTGCTGCCGAGCGTATATCGCGCGGCCGATGGCGGTGAGACTCCGGTGCCGGAGCTGCTCGGCCAGACGCTCCTCGAGGGAATGGCTTGTGGCGCGCCGGCGATTTGTACCGCCGTCGCGAGCATGACCGAGATCGTCGAGGACGGTGTCAACGGATTCGTTGTGCCACCGAACAATCCACAGGCATTGCGTGAGCGGATCATTTTTCTGCGCGAGCACCCGGAGACCGCGCGCGCGATGGGTCTCGCGGCGCGTCAGCGGGTGCTCGAGAAGTTCACCTGGCCGCGAGTCGTAAAGCGCTGCCTCGAGATTTATGCGGCCTGA
- a CDS encoding glycosyltransferase family 4 protein, which produces MRVLIATRDRALLGGLEVYLRAVLGALAAAHIEVAILAEHDAPRGTEPLDASVQVPVWCVDRSSAESAVKAARQWYPDLVFSHGLEDASLSDRVVAMAPSIYFAHGYHGLCISGERMHKNPAAQTCHRRFGWQCLGHYYPRRCGGLSPITMWRDYSREMRERERLTRFSAILTTSDYVRREFEHLVPAQRLRKVPMLVRKPASVRAIGLDDSRRQRRLLFAGRMTPLKGGDFLLDALPEVARALGAELELTMAGDGPSRETWQLKARRLETDPGIAVRFPGWLSEAQLGQELARTDLLVMPSVWPEPFGLIGAEAARLGIPSAAFDVGGISEWLLDGISGALAPSNPPTAKQLATAILRCLGDGETYLQLARGALESSSRFDPELHLAALLEIFGQVAPNSELERARTA; this is translated from the coding sequence ATGCGAGTTCTGATCGCGACGCGCGATCGTGCGCTCCTCGGCGGACTCGAGGTTTACCTGCGAGCCGTCCTGGGCGCGCTTGCCGCCGCGCACATCGAGGTTGCCATTCTCGCCGAACATGACGCGCCACGCGGAACAGAGCCGCTGGACGCGTCCGTGCAAGTTCCGGTCTGGTGCGTGGATCGAAGCAGCGCGGAAAGCGCGGTTAAGGCCGCTCGCCAATGGTATCCCGACCTCGTTTTCTCCCACGGGCTCGAGGATGCAAGCTTGTCGGATCGGGTGGTCGCGATGGCGCCCTCGATTTACTTCGCGCACGGCTATCACGGCCTCTGTATCAGCGGTGAAAGGATGCACAAGAATCCCGCCGCACAGACTTGTCATCGGCGGTTTGGTTGGCAATGTCTCGGGCACTACTACCCGCGCCGATGCGGCGGGCTCAGTCCGATCACGATGTGGCGCGACTACTCACGCGAGATGCGCGAGCGCGAACGCCTGACACGATTCTCCGCGATCCTTACAACTTCCGACTATGTGCGTCGCGAATTCGAGCACCTGGTTCCGGCACAACGCCTGCGTAAGGTGCCGATGCTGGTGCGTAAGCCGGCCAGTGTGCGGGCGATTGGCCTTGACGATTCGCGCCGCCAGCGCCGGCTGCTCTTCGCCGGCCGCATGACGCCGCTCAAAGGCGGCGATTTTCTGCTCGACGCGTTGCCCGAGGTCGCGCGCGCTTTGGGTGCTGAGCTCGAGCTGACGATGGCAGGCGACGGACCATCGCGAGAGACGTGGCAGCTCAAGGCCCGTCGTCTGGAGACCGATCCCGGGATCGCGGTTCGTTTTCCGGGATGGCTTTCCGAGGCGCAACTAGGACAGGAACTTGCGCGTACCGATCTGCTGGTGATGCCGAGCGTGTGGCCCGAGCCCTTTGGGCTGATTGGCGCCGAGGCGGCACGGCTCGGAATTCCCAGTGCGGCTTTTGACGTTGGCGGAATCTCCGAGTGGCTGCTCGATGGCATCAGCGGCGCGCTCGCTCCCTCGAATCCGCCGACGGCCAAACAACTTGCCACGGCGATTCTGCGATGCCTGGGTGATGGTGAGACGTATCTTCAACTTGCACGCGGTGCGCTCGAAAGTTCGTCGCGCTTCGATCCGGAACTTCATCTTGCGGCGCTCCTCGAAATCTTCGGGCAGGTAGCACCCAATTCCGAGTTGGAGCGCGCCAGGACCGCATGA
- a CDS encoding O-antigen ligase family protein has protein sequence MLGIALCALALIVTLLTARRSLPAGIGVTLFFGYMYGITRANIAETAGHFIFDAAVIGLYAGLLIRRRNPIARRKIRRIMPWFLILVGWPFVMLLMPLQDPMIQLVGFRAQVFFLPFLLIGAMLDDEDLYSIVYWIGALNLLAFGFAIAEYFIGVQKFFPLSEMTRSLVYGSNDVLGNQMRIPSTFVASASYGGVMVLSLPWLVGAWVQKEIRGWNRGFIAVAFFAAAIGVFLSASRTQALILIALVIVIAFTMRARAGTYVGWAVLVGAAAWLVVSAPRLQRVTTIRDASYVETRLHNSANASFFAAAEQHPLGIGLGAGGTSIPYFLRERLNAEDSIVIENEYARIMLEQGLPGLFIWLAFIGWVLTRAAPRRSDKWFLSRRLAYVVVALVLATGAIGIGMLSWAPGTAELLILVGWISAPRIVRVPAAARNRVMEQEHLQPLLFGR, from the coding sequence ATGCTGGGGATAGCGCTATGCGCACTCGCTCTGATTGTGACCTTGCTCACCGCGCGCCGCTCGCTCCCGGCCGGGATCGGTGTGACGCTTTTCTTTGGCTACATGTACGGGATCACCCGCGCGAATATCGCCGAAACTGCGGGGCACTTCATCTTCGACGCGGCCGTGATCGGACTCTATGCCGGGCTGTTAATTCGCCGCCGCAACCCGATAGCGCGTCGAAAGATCCGCCGGATCATGCCGTGGTTTCTGATCCTTGTCGGCTGGCCGTTCGTGATGCTGCTGATGCCGCTTCAGGATCCGATGATCCAGCTGGTAGGGTTTCGCGCTCAGGTGTTTTTCCTGCCGTTCCTTTTGATCGGCGCGATGCTTGATGACGAGGACTTGTATTCGATCGTTTACTGGATAGGGGCGCTCAACCTGCTGGCGTTCGGGTTCGCAATCGCCGAGTACTTCATCGGAGTGCAGAAATTCTTCCCCCTGTCGGAAATGACCAGGTCGCTCGTCTATGGCTCCAACGACGTGCTGGGTAACCAGATGCGAATTCCCTCGACCTTTGTCGCGTCGGCGAGTTACGGCGGCGTGATGGTCCTCAGTTTGCCCTGGCTCGTCGGCGCGTGGGTACAGAAGGAGATTCGGGGCTGGAACCGCGGGTTCATCGCGGTCGCGTTCTTCGCCGCGGCGATCGGCGTCTTCCTGTCAGCGTCGCGCACTCAGGCATTGATCCTGATAGCGCTGGTGATCGTGATCGCGTTCACGATGCGCGCACGGGCAGGCACCTACGTTGGATGGGCCGTGCTGGTCGGAGCTGCCGCGTGGCTGGTTGTCAGCGCGCCGCGGCTGCAACGTGTCACCACGATCCGCGACGCGAGCTATGTCGAGACGCGGCTCCACAACAGCGCAAACGCAAGCTTCTTCGCCGCCGCCGAGCAGCATCCCCTGGGCATCGGTCTCGGCGCAGGGGGTACCAGCATTCCCTACTTTCTGCGCGAACGTCTGAACGCCGAAGATTCGATCGTGATCGAAAACGAATACGCGCGGATCATGCTCGAGCAGGGACTGCCAGGCCTCTTCATCTGGTTAGCTTTTATTGGCTGGGTGTTGACCCGGGCGGCGCCGCGCCGATCTGACAAGTGGTTTCTTTCGCGGCGGCTGGCTTACGTTGTGGTCGCGCTCGTCCTCGCCACCGGTGCGATTGGCATCGGCATGTTGAGTTGGGCCCCTGGAACCGCCGAGCTGCTGATCCTCGTCGGATGGATATCGGCGCCACGCATAGTTCGCGTGCCGGCCGCGGCGCGCAATCGAGTCATGGAGCAGGAGCATCTTCAGCCGCTCCTTTTCGGACGGTGA
- a CDS encoding ArsC/Spx/MgsR family protein — protein MERVVLYHNPACSNSRGALDLLKERGVPFDIIEYLKVPPTGADLERILRLIDSPPADLVRKDKRFKELGLDAGSYTDEKSVVALLLKHPELMQRPIVIRGGRAKIARPSALLNELF, from the coding sequence ATGGAACGCGTCGTTCTGTATCACAATCCTGCCTGCAGTAATTCGCGCGGTGCGCTCGATCTCCTGAAGGAGCGCGGCGTGCCGTTCGACATAATCGAGTATCTGAAGGTGCCACCGACTGGCGCCGATCTCGAGCGGATTCTAAGGCTTATCGATTCGCCACCCGCCGATCTGGTGCGCAAGGACAAGCGCTTCAAGGAGCTCGGTCTCGATGCGGGTAGTTACACCGATGAAAAGTCGGTCGTCGCGCTGCTGCTCAAGCATCCGGAGCTGATGCAGCGGCCGATCGTGATTCGCGGCGGCCGGGCCAAAATCGCGCGGCCATCCGCACTGCTCAACGAATTGTTCTGA
- a CDS encoding glycosyltransferase family 1 protein, whose product MTAPSPIGGANTLQPKPLRVAIIADFVEERWPSMDLVATMLARELRSVRGAVPIEAEVLRPVFLRPLTRYARLARSRDACNVERALNRYVRYPLWLRRQRARFDVFHVVDHSYAHLVNYLPVERTIVTCHDLDAFRPLLEQTSGARNTIFRAIAGRLAKGLRRAAIVSCVSTATCDALLKSGIRTGDNTIVVNNGVDAETLAAGDAEAEKTAAQMLGAPRADRIEILHVGHGEARKRIDVALKVFAQICREFPAARLIRAGGPLNDQLTELAGSLGIFDRIVTLPFVERRVLAAIYRRAALLLMPSEAEGFGLPVVEALACGTPVVASDIPVLREVGGATAEYCPVGDIARWCESATAILHERANDTAAFDRRSAAGIAWSARFSWAGHATRMVNLYHAVASAAAHEQFEQSDSLSAMKQARTGHRRGIHRQPTR is encoded by the coding sequence ATGACCGCGCCGTCGCCAATAGGTGGCGCGAATACCTTGCAGCCTAAGCCGCTGCGGGTCGCAATTATTGCCGACTTTGTTGAAGAGCGATGGCCGAGCATGGACCTCGTCGCGACGATGCTGGCGCGCGAGCTTCGCAGTGTGCGCGGCGCCGTGCCGATCGAAGCGGAGGTTCTGCGGCCTGTGTTTCTGCGGCCGCTCACGCGGTACGCGCGACTTGCGCGTTCGCGCGATGCCTGCAACGTCGAGCGCGCGCTCAATCGCTATGTTCGCTATCCACTCTGGCTCCGGCGCCAGCGCGCCAGGTTCGACGTTTTCCACGTCGTCGATCACAGCTACGCACATCTGGTGAATTATCTTCCAGTGGAGCGAACAATCGTTACCTGTCATGACCTCGACGCGTTTCGACCGCTGCTGGAGCAAACGAGCGGAGCGCGGAACACGATCTTCCGTGCGATTGCCGGCCGTCTCGCAAAAGGACTGCGGCGCGCGGCGATCGTTAGCTGCGTCAGCACGGCGACATGCGATGCGCTTTTGAAGTCGGGAATTCGCACCGGCGACAACACGATCGTCGTTAACAACGGCGTCGATGCCGAAACGCTCGCCGCGGGCGACGCCGAGGCGGAAAAAACGGCAGCCCAGATGCTGGGTGCGCCACGTGCGGATCGAATCGAGATTCTGCACGTTGGACATGGGGAGGCTCGCAAACGAATCGACGTAGCACTGAAGGTCTTCGCGCAAATCTGCCGCGAATTCCCAGCCGCTCGCTTGATTCGCGCCGGTGGCCCGCTAAACGATCAGCTAACGGAGTTGGCGGGTTCGCTTGGGATATTCGACCGTATCGTTACGTTGCCGTTCGTCGAGCGAAGAGTGCTGGCGGCGATCTACCGCCGCGCGGCGCTGCTCCTGATGCCGTCGGAGGCCGAAGGGTTCGGGCTGCCGGTGGTCGAAGCGCTTGCGTGCGGAACTCCGGTGGTCGCAAGCGATATTCCTGTGCTGCGCGAAGTAGGTGGTGCGACGGCGGAGTATTGCCCGGTCGGCGATATCGCGCGGTGGTGTGAAAGCGCGACGGCGATTCTGCATGAGCGAGCGAATGATACCGCCGCATTCGACCGGCGCAGTGCGGCAGGAATAGCGTGGAGCGCCCGATTCTCGTGGGCCGGCCATGCAACGCGTATGGTGAATCTCTACCACGCAGTCGCGAGCGCCGCCGCGCATGAACAGTTCGAACAATCCGATTCGTTGTCAGCCATGAAACAGGCGCGGACAGGTCACCGGCGCGGGATTCATAGGCAGCCGACGCGGTGA
- a CDS encoding glycosyltransferase family 4 protein, protein MNVQRSEISPGPPWVIVAGGFHRHGGMDAANAALASYLAERGTPVHLVGHLFDEQLLKNPALTAYRVARPLGSDLLGHRSLERRGWAVANRILRSNSETRVVVNGGNCNFSDINWAHAVHRAWAVSDEGAPVSFRIKHRLEKYLNRQRERRAFTSARVILANSNRTRDEIIRLGVPPNRVHTVYLGAEPRWRAIDDRVRAAARDSFRIALDRPAIAFIGALGHDRNKGFDTLWQAWQKLSAIVNWDVDLLVAGGGRALDSWRQRVSDAGLGQRVHLLGHIATVSQVLAAADLLVSPVRYEAYGLNVHEALCCGVPAIVTATAGIAERFPATLQDWLIPNPNDVEDLVRRLLLWRTSRASWKEHVRPLMHELRARSWEQMAAEIVAIVSDAPSSKVACA, encoded by the coding sequence GTGAACGTGCAGCGATCGGAAATCTCGCCCGGGCCTCCCTGGGTCATCGTTGCCGGTGGATTTCATCGCCACGGCGGTATGGACGCCGCTAACGCGGCGCTTGCCTCGTATCTGGCGGAGCGCGGCACCCCTGTGCATCTGGTCGGCCACCTGTTCGATGAGCAGCTGTTGAAAAACCCCGCGCTCACGGCGTATCGCGTCGCTCGTCCGTTGGGCTCTGACTTGCTCGGGCACAGAAGCTTGGAGCGCAGGGGTTGGGCGGTCGCCAACCGAATCCTGCGCTCAAACTCCGAGACCCGAGTCGTGGTCAATGGCGGCAACTGCAACTTCTCGGACATCAACTGGGCGCATGCGGTGCATCGCGCTTGGGCCGTGAGCGATGAAGGCGCTCCGGTTTCATTTCGAATCAAGCATCGGCTTGAAAAGTACTTGAACCGCCAACGAGAACGCAGGGCGTTTACTTCAGCCCGGGTGATACTTGCCAATTCCAATCGCACCCGCGACGAGATCATACGCCTCGGCGTCCCGCCCAATCGTGTCCACACTGTTTATCTCGGTGCGGAACCGCGTTGGAGGGCGATAGACGATCGCGTGCGGGCGGCGGCGCGCGACTCATTCCGGATTGCCCTGGATCGACCGGCCATCGCGTTCATTGGCGCATTGGGACACGATCGCAACAAAGGCTTCGACACGCTCTGGCAGGCGTGGCAGAAACTCAGCGCAATCGTTAACTGGGATGTCGATCTGCTGGTCGCCGGAGGCGGTCGCGCGCTCGATTCATGGCGCCAGCGCGTCAGCGACGCAGGCCTCGGGCAGCGCGTCCATCTGCTTGGTCACATTGCGACGGTCTCTCAAGTTCTGGCCGCCGCCGATCTGCTTGTCAGCCCGGTCCGTTACGAAGCTTACGGACTGAACGTTCACGAGGCGTTGTGCTGTGGCGTACCTGCAATAGTTACCGCCACCGCAGGGATCGCAGAGCGGTTTCCCGCTACTCTGCAAGACTGGTTGATTCCCAATCCCAACGATGTCGAAGACCTGGTTCGCCGCCTGCTTTTGTGGCGTACCTCGCGCGCCAGTTGGAAGGAACACGTCCGTCCTTTGATGCATGAACTGCGCGCGCGTAGCTGGGAGCAGATGGCGGCGGAGATCGTCGCGATCGTATCGGACGCTCCCTCGTCAAAGGTCGCTTGCGCCTGA
- a CDS encoding glycosyltransferase: protein METHLEALCGELRKSVDVRVLVANDHRGDDEAIVNGVAVSRLAIQMTIAGAPICPAMAWKIRRASSDIVHVHLPNPAGVIAALASGSGSHLIATWHSDVVRQRRLARVFEPIQRRFLRRCAAVIATSPDYVESSEPLNRMRDRCHVVPYGIDPSRYRKADEAEVREIRERFGERIVLAVGRLVYYKGFENLVRAAAKIDAKILMVGEGPLRPALLKEAHELGVDDRVVFLGEMQPSVIPYYHAADVFVLPSIARSEAFGIVQLEAMATGLPVVNTRIASGVPFVSRDGETGFTVPPGDSAALAHAINRLLDDRELRARFGHAARRRVESEFSLDAMVRRTREIYERVAYGNEHPQYRAHLVAD from the coding sequence ATGGAAACTCACCTCGAGGCGTTATGCGGCGAACTGCGCAAGTCGGTCGACGTGCGGGTGCTCGTCGCCAACGACCATCGCGGTGACGATGAAGCGATCGTAAATGGCGTAGCCGTGTCGCGGCTGGCGATCCAGATGACGATCGCGGGCGCGCCGATCTGCCCGGCGATGGCATGGAAAATCCGACGCGCATCGTCGGATATCGTCCACGTCCATCTGCCGAATCCCGCCGGCGTGATCGCCGCGCTGGCCAGTGGCAGCGGGAGTCATTTGATAGCTACGTGGCATAGCGACGTTGTCAGACAGCGCCGGCTCGCGCGCGTGTTCGAGCCTATCCAGCGCCGGTTCTTGCGCCGGTGTGCCGCCGTTATTGCGACTTCGCCGGACTACGTAGAGAGTTCTGAACCGCTGAATCGTATGCGTGATCGATGTCATGTAGTTCCGTATGGCATCGATCCTTCCCGCTATCGCAAGGCGGACGAGGCGGAAGTTCGAGAGATTCGCGAGCGCTTCGGCGAGCGGATCGTCTTGGCCGTGGGACGACTGGTCTACTACAAAGGCTTCGAGAACCTGGTTCGTGCCGCCGCGAAAATCGACGCGAAGATACTCATGGTCGGCGAGGGACCGCTGCGACCTGCCCTCCTGAAAGAGGCGCACGAGCTGGGTGTCGATGACCGCGTTGTGTTTCTGGGCGAGATGCAACCATCAGTGATCCCTTACTACCATGCCGCCGACGTGTTCGTGCTGCCCTCGATCGCGCGCAGCGAGGCTTTCGGTATCGTTCAGCTCGAAGCGATGGCAACCGGACTGCCGGTGGTAAACACCAGGATTGCGTCGGGGGTGCCGTTCGTCTCGCGCGACGGCGAAACCGGATTCACCGTGCCGCCGGGAGACAGCGCGGCCCTGGCCCATGCGATCAATCGCCTGCTCGACGATCGCGAGCTGCGCGCCAGGTTCGGCCACGCGGCGCGCCGGCGCGTCGAGTCAGAGTTCAGTCTCGATGCGATGGTGCGGCGTACGCGCGAAATCTACGAACGCGTCGCGTACGGCAACGAGCATCCCCAGTATCGCGCGCATCTCGTAGCCGATTAG